A stretch of Geobacter sp. DNA encodes these proteins:
- the rimI gene encoding ribosomal-protein-alanine N-acetyltransferase → MTGVGDITICAMSDADLDEVLAIEAVSYPKPWTREHFLDELNSPFASPLVALDGEGRVAGYLCPMLLLDEAQILNVAVRPDLRSHGLGRLLIESLLDDYRNRGASVLSLEVRVSNEPARALYRNLGFVETGRRPKYYENGEDAILMEYIFDQPGDR, encoded by the coding sequence ATGACGGGAGTTGGCGACATTACCATCTGCGCCATGAGCGATGCCGATCTGGATGAGGTTCTGGCCATTGAGGCGGTTTCCTACCCCAAGCCGTGGACCAGGGAGCACTTCCTCGACGAACTCAATTCCCCGTTTGCTTCCCCCCTGGTGGCGCTGGACGGAGAGGGGCGGGTGGCCGGCTATCTCTGCCCCATGCTCCTTCTTGACGAGGCGCAGATCCTGAATGTGGCTGTCCGGCCCGACCTGCGTTCCCACGGTCTGGGTCGCCTGCTGATCGAGTCCCTGCTTGACGACTACCGTAACCGCGGAGCCAGCGTTCTGAGCCTGGAGGTCAGGGTTTCCAACGAGCCTGCCCGTGCCCTCTACCGGAATCTCGGCTTCGTTGAGACGGGACGGCGTCCCAAATACTATGAAAACGGCGAAGATGCCATCCTGATGGAGTACATCTTCGACCAACCCGGAGACAGGTAA
- a CDS encoding dihydroorotate dehydrogenase electron transfer subunit, translated as MQFKSMVLSNVEVSPSYFRMRMTAPPTIGSSCPGQFVMVKVNPAIDPLLRRPFGVFDLGTFETEFTDCGRQTYLEILYKVVGKGTAMLSTLHHGDHLDILGPLGKGFTPGDPAGEKLLVGGGVGLAPLYYLAKELVRESRVHLFAGGRNKEDILCITEFDRLGVETYVATDDGTLGAQGLVTEVLEQHLSRAGANATIYACGPTPMLKAVAFLAEKYGIACQVSLEGYMACGVGACLGCVVQGKDHSETTPDYRCVCKDGPVFDQADLLWS; from the coding sequence ATGCAGTTTAAGTCAATGGTGCTCTCCAATGTGGAGGTTTCACCCTCGTATTTCCGGATGCGGATGACCGCACCACCCACCATCGGCTCCTCCTGTCCGGGGCAGTTCGTCATGGTGAAGGTCAATCCGGCCATCGACCCGCTGCTGCGCCGGCCGTTCGGTGTCTTCGATCTGGGGACCTTCGAGACCGAATTCACCGACTGCGGCAGGCAGACCTACCTGGAGATCCTCTACAAGGTTGTCGGCAAGGGGACTGCCATGCTCTCGACCCTGCACCATGGGGATCACCTGGATATCCTCGGGCCGCTGGGAAAGGGCTTCACCCCGGGCGATCCCGCCGGCGAAAAGCTGCTGGTGGGGGGAGGGGTCGGCCTGGCACCGCTCTATTACCTGGCCAAGGAGCTGGTAAGAGAGTCCAGGGTCCACCTGTTCGCCGGGGGGCGAAACAAGGAGGATATCCTCTGCATCACCGAATTCGACCGGCTCGGTGTTGAGACCTATGTCGCCACCGATGACGGGACCTTGGGAGCCCAGGGGCTGGTGACCGAGGTCCTGGAGCAGCATCTGTCGCGAGCCGGCGCCAATGCCACCATCTACGCCTGCGGTCCGACGCCGATGCTGAAGGCAGTGGCGTTTCTGGCAGAGAAATACGGGATCGCCTGCCAGGTCTCCCTTGAGGGGTACATGGCCTGCGGTGTCGGAGCCTGCCTCGGCTGCGTCGTCCAGGGGAAGGACCACAGCGAAACAACCCCCGACTACCGGTGCGTCTGCAAGGACGGCCCGGTCTTTGATCAAGCAGATCTCCTCTGGAGTTGA
- a CDS encoding KamA family radical SAM protein → MNGWQRSLAQSLTSPLELAERFAIDPEQLAPVSARYPLRITPHYLSLIKEPGDPIWLQAVPDSKELDDRAGIPDPLCEENLSPVPGLIHRYPDRVVWLVSNTCAVYCRFCMRKRQVGCACLAPSDTDIDAALHYIASSPAIRDVILSGGDPLLMEDDRLADLLERLRRIPHVEIIRIGTRVPVTLPERITPRFCRMVRRFHPLYINTHFNHPWEITPASALACARLADAGIPLGNQTVLLKGVNDDPTVMRELMLGLLRIRVKPYYIHQIDLVRGTCHFRTPVATGIAVMEALRGHVSGLATPYYVIDLAGGEGKVPLLPDYASRNGDLLKLRNYRGEIVEYRDVTNGEVTTPRG, encoded by the coding sequence ATGAACGGATGGCAGCGCAGTCTTGCCCAGAGCCTGACCTCGCCCCTTGAACTGGCAGAGCGATTCGCCATTGATCCGGAGCAGCTTGCCCCAGTCAGCGCCCGCTACCCCCTGCGGATCACCCCCCATTACCTTTCGCTTATCAAAGAGCCGGGCGATCCGATCTGGCTACAGGCCGTGCCTGACTCGAAGGAACTGGACGACCGGGCCGGCATACCCGATCCTCTTTGCGAAGAGAACCTGAGCCCGGTACCCGGGCTGATCCACCGTTATCCCGACCGGGTGGTTTGGCTCGTTTCCAATACTTGCGCAGTCTATTGCCGCTTCTGCATGCGCAAGCGCCAGGTCGGATGTGCGTGCCTGGCCCCGTCGGACACTGACATCGACGCGGCACTCCACTACATCGCTTCTTCTCCGGCCATTCGCGACGTGATCCTTTCGGGCGGCGATCCACTGCTCATGGAAGACGATCGGCTTGCCGACCTGCTTGAGCGCCTTCGCCGCATTCCCCACGTCGAGATCATCCGGATCGGCACAAGGGTGCCGGTTACCCTGCCGGAACGGATCACCCCGCGGTTCTGCCGCATGGTGCGAAGGTTCCACCCGCTCTATATCAACACCCACTTCAACCACCCGTGGGAGATTACCCCTGCGTCGGCACTGGCCTGTGCCAGGCTTGCCGATGCCGGTATACCGCTGGGAAACCAGACCGTGCTGCTCAAAGGGGTCAACGACGACCCAACGGTCATGCGAGAGTTGATGCTCGGCCTGCTCAGGATACGGGTGAAACCCTACTACATCCACCAGATAGACCTGGTCAGGGGGACATGCCACTTCAGGACGCCCGTTGCCACCGGCATTGCCGTCATGGAGGCGCTTCGTGGCCACGTCTCGGGGCTTGCAACACCTTATTACGTGATTGATCTGGCCGGGGGGGAGGGAAAGGTGCCGCTCTTGCCCGACTATGCAAGCCGGAACGGGGACCTGCTGAAGTTGCGGAACTACCGGGGGGAGATCGTCGAATACCGCGATGTGACAAACGGAGAGGTTACAACTCCTCGGGGGTAA
- the infA gene encoding translation initiation factor IF-1: MSKEEAIEVEGTVIEPLPNAMFRVKLENDHIVLAHISGKMRKYFIKILPGDKVTVELSPYDLSRGRITYRVK; the protein is encoded by the coding sequence ATGAGCAAAGAAGAAGCCATTGAAGTCGAAGGGACCGTCATTGAACCGCTCCCGAACGCCATGTTTCGGGTCAAGCTGGAAAATGACCACATTGTCCTTGCCCATATCTCCGGCAAGATGCGTAAATATTTCATCAAGATCCTTCCCGGCGACAAGGTGACCGTTGAGCTTTCCCCCTACGACCTTTCCAGGGGCCGTATCACGTACCGCGTCAAATAG
- the efp gene encoding elongation factor P codes for MYTVADLKKGLKITLDGDPYVVIAFDFTKPGKGQALYRTKMRNMITGVILDRTYRSGETFETASLEDRKMQFLYKEDDHFVFMDNQNYEQYRMSEEAVGDAKNYLIDNLPVDILIFKDKAIGVDLPNFVQLKVIETLPWVKGDTSGSDSKPATVETGYILRVPPFIEEGETIVIDTRSGEYSTRVKG; via the coding sequence ATGTACACTGTCGCAGATCTCAAAAAAGGCCTGAAAATAACCCTCGATGGCGACCCATACGTGGTGATCGCCTTTGATTTCACCAAGCCGGGCAAGGGGCAGGCACTCTATCGTACCAAGATGCGCAACATGATTACCGGCGTCATCCTGGACAGGACCTACCGTTCCGGCGAAACATTCGAGACGGCCAGCCTGGAAGACCGGAAGATGCAGTTCCTCTACAAGGAAGACGACCATTTCGTCTTCATGGACAACCAGAACTACGAACAGTACCGGATGAGCGAAGAGGCGGTAGGCGATGCCAAGAACTACCTGATCGACAACCTCCCCGTTGATATTCTCATCTTCAAGGACAAGGCCATCGGTGTTGACCTCCCCAACTTCGTCCAACTGAAAGTCATCGAAACCCTCCCATGGGTCAAGGGAGACACCTCCGGCAGCGACTCCAAGCCCGCCACGGTGGAAACCGGTTATATCCTCCGCGTCCCTCCGTTCATCGAGGAGGGGGAAACCATTGTCATCGATACCCGCTCCGGCGAGTATTCCACACGGGTCAAAGGGTAG
- a CDS encoding dihydroorotate dehydrogenase has protein sequence MTHPNLSVDIAGIKLRNPVMTASGTFGYGSEFAPYLDLEKIGAIITKGLSIKPKAGNPTPRIVETPGGMLNAIGLQNVGIDTFIGEKVPYLRKISTPVIVNLYGNSLEEYGELASRLDGIAEVAGIEVNISCPNVKQGGIVFGTDPKAAFEVVDLVRKNTGKPMIVKLSPNVTDVVVMAKSCVDAGADALSLINTLTGMAIDLKSRRPILANITGGLSGPAIKPVALRMVWQVARAVTVPVIGIGGIMTAVDALEFILAGATAVQIGTANFLDPSAAETIAAGIETYLVENGIADIRELIGALKTDR, from the coding sequence ATGACACATCCCAACCTCTCCGTCGACATTGCAGGCATCAAGCTGCGCAACCCAGTCATGACCGCATCCGGCACCTTTGGCTACGGCAGCGAATTCGCCCCGTACCTGGACCTGGAAAAGATCGGCGCCATCATCACCAAGGGGCTCTCCATCAAGCCCAAGGCTGGCAATCCGACCCCGCGCATCGTGGAGACTCCAGGGGGGATGCTCAATGCCATCGGGCTCCAGAACGTGGGGATCGACACGTTCATCGGCGAAAAAGTCCCCTATCTGCGTAAGATCTCCACACCGGTCATCGTCAACCTGTACGGCAACTCCCTCGAAGAGTACGGCGAACTGGCCAGCCGGCTGGATGGCATTGCCGAGGTGGCCGGGATCGAGGTGAACATCTCCTGCCCCAATGTCAAGCAGGGGGGGATCGTCTTCGGCACCGACCCAAAAGCCGCATTCGAGGTGGTGGACCTGGTGCGGAAGAATACCGGCAAGCCGATGATCGTCAAGCTCTCCCCCAATGTCACCGACGTCGTGGTCATGGCCAAGTCGTGCGTCGATGCCGGTGCCGATGCCCTGTCGCTCATCAATACCCTCACCGGCATGGCCATCGACCTGAAGAGCCGGCGCCCGATCCTCGCCAATATCACCGGCGGGCTTTCCGGGCCGGCCATCAAGCCCGTGGCGTTGCGCATGGTCTGGCAAGTGGCCAGGGCAGTAACGGTGCCGGTGATCGGCATCGGCGGCATCATGACTGCGGTTGATGCCCTGGAGTTCATCCTGGCCGGCGCCACCGCGGTGCAGATCGGGACCGCGAACTTCCTCGACCCCTCGGCTGCCGAGACCATTGCCGCCGGCATCGAGACCTACCTGGTTGAAAACGGTATCGCCGATATCCGGGAACTGATCGGGGCATTGAAGACCGACCGATGA
- the genX gene encoding EF-P lysine aminoacylase GenX, which translates to MTAGWQQTLRRPALMERSRIMQAIRRYFDGGGFLEVETPLRIPAPAPESHIDAVPSGDWFLQTSPELCMKRLLASGYERLFQICRCWRDGERGRLHIPEFTMLEWYRAGGDYTDLMADCEGLIRSAAACVGKRSFLVVNGAEIALDLPWERLSVREAFLRHAGCTMEEALSADTFDELMVTAIEPHLGMETPTLLCDYPAKRAALASLKAADPTVAERFELYIAGIELANGFSELTDAVEQKRRFDEEETFRRSQGRIPYPEPARFLEALPSMPPSAGIALGLDRLVMVLLDAASIDAVVAFTPEEL; encoded by the coding sequence ATGACCGCAGGATGGCAGCAGACTCTGCGCAGACCGGCTCTTATGGAGCGATCGCGCATCATGCAGGCCATTCGCCGGTATTTCGATGGAGGGGGGTTTCTCGAAGTGGAGACCCCCCTTCGCATTCCCGCCCCTGCCCCTGAATCCCATATCGATGCCGTGCCGTCCGGCGACTGGTTCCTGCAGACCTCGCCGGAACTTTGCATGAAGCGGCTCCTGGCGAGCGGATACGAGCGGCTGTTCCAGATATGCCGCTGCTGGCGGGACGGCGAACGGGGAAGGCTACATATCCCCGAATTCACCATGCTGGAATGGTATCGTGCGGGTGGGGATTACACCGACCTGATGGCAGACTGCGAAGGGCTGATCCGGAGTGCTGCGGCGTGCGTGGGAAAACGGTCTTTCCTGGTCGTGAACGGTGCGGAGATCGCTCTCGATCTCCCCTGGGAGAGGCTGAGCGTGCGTGAGGCCTTTCTGCGCCATGCCGGCTGCACGATGGAAGAGGCACTGTCCGCAGACACCTTCGACGAGCTGATGGTGACCGCCATCGAACCGCACCTCGGCATGGAGACCCCGACCCTGCTCTGCGATTACCCGGCAAAAAGGGCTGCGCTCGCTAGTCTCAAGGCAGCCGATCCGACCGTTGCGGAGAGGTTCGAGCTCTATATCGCCGGTATCGAACTTGCCAACGGTTTTTCCGAGCTGACCGATGCGGTGGAGCAGAAGCGTAGGTTTGACGAGGAAGAGACGTTCCGCAGGTCGCAGGGGCGCATCCCCTACCCCGAACCGGCCCGTTTCCTGGAAGCGCTCCCCTCCATGCCCCCCTCAGCCGGCATCGCCCTTGGCCTGGACCGCCTGGTGATGGTGCTGCTCGATGCCGCGTCCATCGACGCTGTCGTCGCCTTTACCCCCGAGGAGTTGTAA
- a CDS encoding phosphoribosylformylglycinamidine cyclo-ligase: MGVTYKDAGVDIDAGNTFVKMIKPLVKATSRPEVIADIGGFGGLFSLNTNKYKNPVLVSGTDGVGTKLKLAFMADKHDTVGIDLVAMCVNDIVVQGAEPLFFLDYLATGKLLPEKAAEIVKGISAGCVQAGCALIGGETAEMPGFYADGEYDIAGFTVGVVDRDNIIDGSSITVGDRLIGIASSGLHSNGYSLARKVIFEHLGLGIDSQLPGLGKSVGEELLTPTRIYVKSVLNLMRDFHVHGIAHITGGGLLENIPRILPHKCKAMLHRQSWEIPPLFSLLQQGGNISDEEMFRTFNCGIGMVLAVPEKETEDILIRLSGLSEQAFVVGEVVKCEEGKECVEFND; this comes from the coding sequence ATGGGTGTTACCTATAAGGACGCCGGCGTAGACATCGATGCCGGCAACACTTTTGTCAAGATGATCAAACCGCTGGTAAAGGCCACTTCGCGCCCCGAGGTCATCGCCGACATCGGCGGCTTCGGCGGCCTTTTCTCGCTCAATACGAACAAATACAAAAACCCGGTCCTGGTGTCAGGAACCGACGGCGTCGGCACCAAGCTCAAGCTGGCATTCATGGCCGACAAGCACGATACCGTAGGCATCGATCTGGTCGCCATGTGCGTCAACGACATCGTCGTCCAGGGGGCCGAACCGCTCTTTTTCCTCGATTACCTGGCAACCGGGAAGCTTTTGCCGGAAAAGGCCGCGGAGATAGTCAAGGGGATCTCGGCCGGCTGCGTCCAGGCCGGCTGCGCCCTGATCGGCGGCGAGACCGCTGAAATGCCCGGTTTCTATGCAGACGGGGAATACGATATCGCGGGCTTCACCGTCGGCGTCGTCGACCGGGACAACATCATCGACGGCTCCTCCATTACCGTCGGCGACCGTCTGATCGGCATAGCCTCCAGCGGCCTGCACAGCAACGGCTACTCCCTGGCACGCAAGGTGATCTTCGAACATCTCGGCCTCGGTATCGACAGCCAGCTCCCCGGTCTCGGCAAAAGCGTCGGCGAAGAGCTGCTCACGCCGACCCGGATCTATGTAAAATCGGTGCTGAACCTCATGCGCGATTTCCATGTGCACGGCATCGCCCACATCACCGGCGGCGGGCTGCTGGAAAACATCCCCCGCATCCTCCCCCACAAATGCAAGGCGATGCTCCATCGGCAGAGCTGGGAGATCCCTCCCCTCTTCTCCCTGTTGCAGCAGGGGGGCAATATCAGCGACGAGGAGATGTTCCGGACCTTCAACTGCGGCATCGGCATGGTGCTCGCGGTGCCGGAAAAAGAGACCGAGGATATTCTCATCAGGCTGTCGGGCCTTTCCGAACAGGCCTTTGTCGTCGGTGAAGTAGTGAAATGCGAGGAAGGGAAAGAGTGTGTGGAGTTCAATGACTGA